The following proteins are co-located in the Mus pahari chromosome 14, PAHARI_EIJ_v1.1, whole genome shotgun sequence genome:
- the LOC110332432 gene encoding extensin-like, with amino-acid sequence MSSPSHTPNPSPTQSPSQSRSNHADNPTNQQPPPSSGGSAPSPSPTRGASSRPTSHNPTPAASQPSSRASSQSPSPHVQHVPRGSTQVPTPPASKSPSQTGLKALSRNPSLTPPVTLTRSPSHSPATSASYIGPIRTIPSYITPYVPRFMKEPPYFQPPTAPLPQNRCFPCPFPCQAQQTRQPPPPPPDSLYFPLLPPPPHIPQFQCSFPTPPALFTPPSSLSYTPPTEVLLKGKPHVVPSVLPATFYTPFSRFYSQPRPYRYHRRLTLPSLSLQYDGAGRSVHFYRGT; translated from the coding sequence ATGAgttccccctcccacacccctAATCCATCCCCAACCCAGTCCCCATCCCAGTCTAGATCTAACCACGCTGATAATCCAACCAACCAGCAGCCCCCGCCTAGCTCTGGAGGCtcagccccctccccttcccccacccggGGGGCCTCCTCCCGCCCAACCTCTCACAACCCTACCCCGGCTGCCTCTCAGCCTTCCTCCCGAGCTTCCTCCCAGTCTCCCAGTCCCCATGTCCAGCATGTGCCCCGAGGGTCTACTCAGGTCCCTACCCCCCCAGCCTCCAAATCTCCCTCCCAGACTGGGCTAAAAGCCCTCTCTCGAAACCCTTCCCTGACACCCCCGGTGACCCTTACCAGGTCCCCTTCCCATAGCCCTGCCACCTCGGCCTCCTACATCGGGCCCATCCGTACCATCCCTTCCTACATCACCCCCTATGTGCCGCGCTTCATGAAAGAGCCCCCCTATTTCCAGCCCCCTACAGCACCTCTTCCACAAAATCGGTgcttcccctgccccttcccgTGCCAGGCCCAACAAACCAGGCAGCCACCGCCGCCACCTCCTGACTCTCTCTACTTCCCCCTCCTGCCACCCCCTCCGCACATCCCCCAGTTCCAGTGCTCCTTCCCCACACCCCCGGCCCTGTTCAcacccccatcctccctctcctacACTCCACCGACGGAGGTCCTGCTGAAGGGAAAGCCACACGTGGTTCCCTCTGTGCTACCGGCCACCTTCTATACCCCATTCTCCCGCTTCTACTCCCAGCCCCGGCCCTACCGCTACCACAGGCGCTTAACACTACCCTCACTCTCCCTTCAATACGATGGTGCTGGACGCTCTGTCCACTTCTATCGTGGGACCTAG